In one window of Episyrphus balteatus chromosome 3, idEpiBalt1.1, whole genome shotgun sequence DNA:
- the LOC129916959 gene encoding serine/threonine-protein kinase OSR1 isoform X2: MAAANSIAPPPAGPAEKIPWPNSKDDYELRDVIGVGATAVVHAALCLPRNEKCAIKRINLEKWNTSMDELLKEIQAMSSCNHENVVTYHTSFVVREELWLVLRLLEGGSLLDIIKHKMRTSNCKHGVFDEPTIATVLKEVLKGLEYFHLNGQIHRDIKAGNILLGDDGTVQIADFGVSAWLATGRDLSRQKVRHTFVGTPCWMAPEVMEQDHGYDFKADIWSFGITAIEMATGTAPYHRYPPMKVLMLTLQNDPPTLDTGSEDKDQYKSYGKTFRKMIVECLQKEPSKRPTANELLKHAFFKKAKDRKYLTQTLLTTAPSMETRVHKASRRQPGASGRLHRTVTGEWVWSSEEEDNGKHSSDSESDDRPINRLEQGDSSDSEREEHSEFSERTMTCTSEPADSATSEAAVSAAATAAAATLNAAGDAPPVNLVLRMRNIKRELHDIRFEFAVGKDSADGIAAELVEAGLVDNLDTNPMAINLQKLIELRNQMKSITFQLSSGIQPGEVPDEKSLVGFAQISIID, from the coding sequence ATGGCCGCCGCAAACAGTATTGCCCCCCCACCAGCTGGTCCAGCTGAGAAAATTCCCTGGCCCAACAGTAAGGACGATTATGAGTTGCGTGATGTTATTGGTGTGGGTGCCACAGCTGTGGTACATGCTGCTCTCTGCCTGCCTCGAAACGAGAAATGTGCCATCAAACGCATAAATCTCGAAAAATGGAACACATCCATGGATGAACTTTTGAAGGAAATTCAAGCCATGTCATCGTGTAATCATGAAAATGTCGTAACCTATCACACAAGCTTTGTGGTACGTGAAGAATTGTGGCTTGTTCTACGTCTGCTAGAAGGTGGAAGTCTCCTTGATATTATCAAACACAAGATGCGAACGTCAAATTGTAAACATGGTGTTTTCGATGAGCCAACTATTGCAACTGTCTTGAAAGAAGTACTCAAAGGTCTGGAGTACTTTCACCTGAATGGACAAATTCACAGAGACATCAAAGCTGGTAATATTCTCCTCGGTGACGATGGCACTGTTCAAATTGCTGATTTCGGCGTTAGTGCCTGGCTCGCTACCGGTCGAGATTTGTCCCGCCAAAAAGTCAGGCACACTTTTGTCGGCACTCCTTGTTGGATGGCTCCCGAAGTGATGGAACAAGATCATGGTTACGATTTCAAGGCGGATATTTGGTCCTTCGGTATTACGGCAATCGAAATGGCGACTGGAACTGCACCCTACCACAGGTATCCACCTATGAAAGTTCTCATGCTAACTCTACAAAACGATCCACCAACCCTCGACACTGGTTCGGAAGACAAGGATCAGTACAAATCTTATGGCAAGACTTTCCGCAAAATGATTGTCGAATGTCTGCAGAAGGAGCCCTCGAAGCGACCAACCGCCAACGAACTGCTGAAACATGCCTTCTTCAAAAAAGCCAAGGACCGCAAATATCTCACCCAAACCCTGCTGACGACAGCACCTTCAATGGAGACCCGAGTGCATAAGGCCTCGCGTCGACAACCCGGTGCGTCGGGACGACTTCACCGAACAGTTACCGGCGAATGGGTGTGGTCTAGCGAAGAAGAGGACAATGGCAAGCATTCCTCAGACTCTGAATCTGATGATCGTCCGATCAATCGTCTGGAACAAGGCGACTCGTCGGACAGTGAACGTGAAGAGCATTCGGAATTCTCCGAACGAACCATGACGTGCACCTCAGAGCCTGCTGATTCGGCAACAAGTGAGGCAGCAGTATCAGCAGCAGCGACTGCGGCGGCGGCTACATTAAATGCAGCAGGTGATGCACCACCAGTGAATCTTGTTTTGCGAATGCGAAATATCAAGCGAGAGTTGCACGACATTCGATTTGAATTCGCCGTCGGAAAAGACTCTGCCGATGGAATTGCCGCCGAGCTGGTTGAAGCTGGCCTCGTCGATAATTTGGACACAAATCCTATGGCTATTAATCTGCAAAAGCTGATAGAGCTGCGAAATCAAATGAAGTCTATTACGTTCCAACTGAGTTCTGGTATCCAGCCGGGCGAGGTTCCTGATGAAAAATCATTAGTTGGCTTTGCCCAAATATCGATAATAGACTaa
- the LOC129916959 gene encoding serine/threonine-protein kinase OSR1 isoform X1, protein MKIFDVLCFKQKVAFSTKSATTYFKHSTTPFICGFQRDKRESQPPPVTTLPPPTPPPDDDPSCSVIVQQPTTTTTTKPTAINSKRIIRRINSSTAYSKSSTSIRSNSSSPDTTMAAANSIAPPPAGPAEKIPWPNSKDDYELRDVIGVGATAVVHAALCLPRNEKCAIKRINLEKWNTSMDELLKEIQAMSSCNHENVVTYHTSFVVREELWLVLRLLEGGSLLDIIKHKMRTSNCKHGVFDEPTIATVLKEVLKGLEYFHLNGQIHRDIKAGNILLGDDGTVQIADFGVSAWLATGRDLSRQKVRHTFVGTPCWMAPEVMEQDHGYDFKADIWSFGITAIEMATGTAPYHRYPPMKVLMLTLQNDPPTLDTGSEDKDQYKSYGKTFRKMIVECLQKEPSKRPTANELLKHAFFKKAKDRKYLTQTLLTTAPSMETRVHKASRRQPGASGRLHRTVTGEWVWSSEEEDNGKHSSDSESDDRPINRLEQGDSSDSEREEHSEFSERTMTCTSEPADSATSEAAVSAAATAAAATLNAAGDAPPVNLVLRMRNIKRELHDIRFEFAVGKDSADGIAAELVEAGLVDNLDTNPMAINLQKLIELRNQMKSITFQLSSGIQPGEVPDEKSLVGFAQISIID, encoded by the coding sequence AAGTTGCATTCTCCACCAAATCAGCAACAACCTACTTCAAGCACAGTACAACACCTTTCATTTGCGGTTTCCAACGGGACAAGCGGGAATCACAACCGCCGCCTGTAACAACATTACCACCACCAACTCCGCCGCCAGACGACGATCCCAGTTGTAGTGTAATCGTCCagcaaccaacaacaacaacaacaacaaaaccaacTGCCATCAACAGTAAAAGGATTATTCGCCGCATTAATTCTTCAACAGCTTATTCCAAGTCAAGCACTTCAATTCGTTCAAACAGTTCATCGCCAGACACAACAATGGCCGCCGCAAACAGTATTGCCCCCCCACCAGCTGGTCCAGCTGAGAAAATTCCCTGGCCCAACAGTAAGGACGATTATGAGTTGCGTGATGTTATTGGTGTGGGTGCCACAGCTGTGGTACATGCTGCTCTCTGCCTGCCTCGAAACGAGAAATGTGCCATCAAACGCATAAATCTCGAAAAATGGAACACATCCATGGATGAACTTTTGAAGGAAATTCAAGCCATGTCATCGTGTAATCATGAAAATGTCGTAACCTATCACACAAGCTTTGTGGTACGTGAAGAATTGTGGCTTGTTCTACGTCTGCTAGAAGGTGGAAGTCTCCTTGATATTATCAAACACAAGATGCGAACGTCAAATTGTAAACATGGTGTTTTCGATGAGCCAACTATTGCAACTGTCTTGAAAGAAGTACTCAAAGGTCTGGAGTACTTTCACCTGAATGGACAAATTCACAGAGACATCAAAGCTGGTAATATTCTCCTCGGTGACGATGGCACTGTTCAAATTGCTGATTTCGGCGTTAGTGCCTGGCTCGCTACCGGTCGAGATTTGTCCCGCCAAAAAGTCAGGCACACTTTTGTCGGCACTCCTTGTTGGATGGCTCCCGAAGTGATGGAACAAGATCATGGTTACGATTTCAAGGCGGATATTTGGTCCTTCGGTATTACGGCAATCGAAATGGCGACTGGAACTGCACCCTACCACAGGTATCCACCTATGAAAGTTCTCATGCTAACTCTACAAAACGATCCACCAACCCTCGACACTGGTTCGGAAGACAAGGATCAGTACAAATCTTATGGCAAGACTTTCCGCAAAATGATTGTCGAATGTCTGCAGAAGGAGCCCTCGAAGCGACCAACCGCCAACGAACTGCTGAAACATGCCTTCTTCAAAAAAGCCAAGGACCGCAAATATCTCACCCAAACCCTGCTGACGACAGCACCTTCAATGGAGACCCGAGTGCATAAGGCCTCGCGTCGACAACCCGGTGCGTCGGGACGACTTCACCGAACAGTTACCGGCGAATGGGTGTGGTCTAGCGAAGAAGAGGACAATGGCAAGCATTCCTCAGACTCTGAATCTGATGATCGTCCGATCAATCGTCTGGAACAAGGCGACTCGTCGGACAGTGAACGTGAAGAGCATTCGGAATTCTCCGAACGAACCATGACGTGCACCTCAGAGCCTGCTGATTCGGCAACAAGTGAGGCAGCAGTATCAGCAGCAGCGACTGCGGCGGCGGCTACATTAAATGCAGCAGGTGATGCACCACCAGTGAATCTTGTTTTGCGAATGCGAAATATCAAGCGAGAGTTGCACGACATTCGATTTGAATTCGCCGTCGGAAAAGACTCTGCCGATGGAATTGCCGCCGAGCTGGTTGAAGCTGGCCTCGTCGATAATTTGGACACAAATCCTATGGCTATTAATCTGCAAAAGCTGATAGAGCTGCGAAATCAAATGAAGTCTATTACGTTCCAACTGAGTTCTGGTATCCAGCCGGGCGAGGTTCCTGATGAAAAATCATTAGTTGGCTTTGCCCAAATATCGATAATAGACTaa